The following are encoded together in the Humulus lupulus chromosome 5, drHumLupu1.1, whole genome shotgun sequence genome:
- the LOC133779856 gene encoding uncharacterized protein LOC133779856 translates to MAGIHDVDTLTSLVAQVSSISNMLKTMNMGMNQSMGQPMGSQMGKMENISCVYYGEGHTFDICPSNPAVVCYMGNQNKNDPYSNSYNPSWRQHPNFSWSNQGVGPSTSSMPPRPTFPSDYPPQAPRERPQQAVQSNSLENMLKEYIVKNEAMIQSQATSLRNLETQVGQLANELRNRPQGALPSDTKNSRNVGNEHCKAVTLRSGKGLENSKKSAGHKGEPSSIQNNEKVSENAENSRKLASAQNAAASEPSQSSPEIQKLPFPQRFQKQKQESQFKRFLDMLKQLHINIPLVEVLEQMPNYVKFMKYILTKKRRLGEFEIVALTQECSSFLQNKLPLKTKNPESFTIPCTISNSYYGMALCDLGASINLMPMSVFRHLGIGKVRPTTVTLQLADQSLDHLDGEIEDVLVKVDKFIFPADFIVLDYEADREVPIILGRPFLATGRTLIDVQKGELTMRVQDEHVTFNVFKVMRFLDEVEECSVVSVVDSLASKELENSCLDDPLERLLLFDLQANDEDEYLARLEASSQGLCSRGHFESLELSSRAFKAPKTFS, encoded by the coding sequence ATGGCTGGAATTCATGATGTAGACACCCTTACTTCTTTGGTGGCTCAAGTTTCCTCTATTTCGAATATGCTCAAGACAATGAACATGGGGATGAATCAGTCAATGGGGCAGCCTATGGGGTCACAAATGGGGAAAATGGAAAACATTTCTTGTGTGTATTATGGTGAAGGCCACACTTTTGACATTTGTCCTTCCAATCCTGCAGTTGTATGCTATATGGGGAATCAAAATAAGAATGATCCTTATTCTAATTCCTACAATCCATCATGGAGGCAACATCCCAACTTTTCATGGAGTAATCAAGGGGTTGGCCCTAGCACTTCATCTATGCCTCCTAGACCCACTTTTCCATCAGACTATCCTCCACAAGCCCCACGAGAAAGGCCACAACAAGCAGTGCAATCCAATTCACTCGAGAACATGTTGAAGGAGTACATAGTGAAGAATGAAGCCATGATCCAAAGTCAAGCAACATCCTTGAGAAACCTAGAAACTCAAGTTGGGCAACTTGCTAATGAGCTAAGGAATAGACCTCAAGGTGCTTTACCAAGTGACACAAAGAATTCAAGGAATGTGGGTAATGAACATTGCAAGGCCGTGACTTTGAGAAGTGGAAAAGGGTTGGAAAATTCCAAGAAATCTGCTGGGCACAAGGGTGAGCCCTCTTCAATTCAAAATAATGAGAAAGTAAGCGAAAATGCTGAAAATTCAAGGAAATTAGCCTCTGCCCAGAATGCGGCTGCATCGGAACCATCACAAAGTTCCCCAGAAATCCAAAAGCTACCTTTTCCACAGAGATTTCAGAAGCAGAAGCAAGAGAGCCAGTTCAAAAGGTTTCTTGACATGTTGAAGCAGCTACATATCAATATTCCTCTTGTTGAAGTCCTAGAGCAAATGCCCAATTATGTGAAGTTCATGAAATACATTCTTACTAAGAAAAGACGGTTGGGAGAGTTTGAGATTGTGGCCCTTACTCAGGAATGTAGCTCCTTCTTGCAAAACAAGTTGCCTCTAAAGACGAAAAATCCTGAAAGTTTTACCATTCCATGCACTATTAGTAACTCCTATTATGGGatggctttatgtgatttgggtgctagtatCAATTTAATGCCTATGTCTGTGTTTAGACACTTAGGAATTGGAAAGGTCAGGCCTACCACAGTTACTCTTCAGCTTGCAGACCAATCTCTTGATCATCTTGATGGGGAAATTGAAGACGTGTTAGTGAAGGTTGACAAGTTTATTTTTCCTGCTGACTTTATTGTGTTGGATTATGAGGCGGACAGGGAGGTACCAATTATTTTGGGGCGACCTTTTCTTGCAACAGGTAGAACTTTGATTGATGTTCAGAAGGGTGAACTTACTATGAGGGTCCAAGATGAACATGTGACTTTCAATGTTTTCAAGGTTATGCGATTTCTAGATGAAGTTGAGGAATGTTCAGTTGTTTCAGTGGTGGACTCCTTAGCATCAAAAGAGTTAGAAAATAGTTGTCTTGATGATCCTTTAGAGAGGCTTTTGTTGTTTGATTTACAAGCAAATGATGAGGATGAGTATTTGGCTAGGCTAGAAGCTAGTTCACAAGGATTATGCTCAAGAGGACATTTTGAGTCTTTAGAGCTCTCTTCTAGAGCTTTCAAAGCCCCCAAGACCTTTAGTTGA